Proteins found in one Magnolia sinica isolate HGM2019 chromosome 5, MsV1, whole genome shotgun sequence genomic segment:
- the LOC131245393 gene encoding low-temperature-induced cysteine proteinase-like — protein sequence MGGQRNKLPLLLFLWVALFGISVSIPSEFSIVGYDPIDIASENRVAEIFNRWREKHKKVYAGLEEKEKRFQNFRKNLAYVIERSSNKGPFDHAVGLNKFADLSNKEFKEAYLSKILKPMKKKKKTLDGKEATCKAPASLDWRKKGVVTGVKDQGSCGSCWSFSSTGAIEGINAITTGDLISLSEQELIDCDTTNEGCDGGYMDYAFEWVILNGGIDSEADYPYTGQDGVCNTIQEERKVVAIDGYEDVATEEGAVFCAVVKQPISVGIDGSAIDFQLYTGGIYDGSCSGNPDDIDHAVLIVGYASQGNVDYWIVKNSWGTDWGINGYIYIRRNTDLEYGVCAINAMASYPTKESISPSPFPSPVVPPPPPPPPPPPPPPPPGPSPTQCGDLSYCASGETCCCIFEFGGYCFIYGCCEYENAVCCTGSIYCCPQDYPICDIPDGFCLQNYGDSVGVAAKKRRLAKPKFPWTKFEGTPATYQPQLEWKRDGFAAMR from the exons ATGGGTGGCCAGAGAAACAAGCTCCCACTTCTCTTATTTCTCTGGGTGGCCCTTTTTGGAATTAGTGTGAGCATCCCAAGTGAATTCTCCATCGTTGGATATGACCCCATCGACATTGCCTCAGAAAATCGAGTGGCGGAGATCTTCAATCGATGGAGGGAAAAGCATAAGAAGGTATACGCTGGTttggaagagaaggagaagagattTCAGAATTTTCGAAAGAATCTAGCGTATGTGATCGAAAGGAGCAGTAAcaaaggaccctttgatcatgCTGTTGGACTAAACAAGTTTGCTGATTTGAGTAACAAGGAGTTTAAAGAGGCTTATCTGTCTAAGATATTGAAgccgatgaagaagaagaagaagacattggACGGCAAGGAGGCTACCTGCAAAGCTCCTGCTTCTCTCGATTGGAGGAAGAAGGGTGTTGTCACTGGAGTTAAAGATCAAGGCTCATGTG GCAGCTGTTGGTCATTCTCCTCAACTGGAGCGATAGAAGGAATAAATGCTATAACTACAGGTGATCTTATTAGTCTCTCTGAGCAAGAACTCATAGATTGCGACACAACCAATGAGGGCTGTGATGGAGGTTACATGGATTATGCATTCGAATGGGTTATACTAAATGGAGGAATCGACTCAGAAGCTGACTACCCTTACACAGGACAGGACGGAGTTTGTAACACCATCCAG GAGGAAAGAAAAGTTGTGGCCATTGATGGCTATGAAGACGTTGCCACAGAAGAAGGTGCTGTCTTCTGCGCCGTTGTTAAACAGCCTATCAGTGTTGGAATCGATGGCTCTGCAATAGATTTTCAGCTATACACTGGG GGAATCTACGATGGATCGTGCTCGGGCAATCCAGACGACATTGACCATGCAGTCTTGATCGTGGGCTATGCCTCCCAAGGCAACGTAGACTACTGGATAGTGAAGAATTCATGGGGAACGGACTGGGGGATAAACGGGTACATATACATAAGGAGGAACACTGATTTAGAATATGGGGTTTGCGCAATCAATGCAATGGCTTCTTATCCAACCAAAGAATCcatttctccttctccttttcctTCGCCTGTTGTTCCACCACCACCTCCGCCGCCACCTCCACCACCACCTCCGCCGCCTCCAGGTCCTTCACCAACTCAATGTGGAGATCTTTCATATTGTGCATCTGGAGAGACTTGTTGCTGCATTTTTGAGTTTGGTGGTTACTGCTTCATCTATGGTTGCTGTGAGTATGAGAATGCTGTATGCTGCACTGGGAGCATCTACTGCTGCCCTCAGGACTATCCCATTTGTGACATACCAGACGGGTTCTGCCTCCAG AATTATGGAGATTCGGTGGGGGTAGCAGCGAAGAAACGGAGGCTTGCCAAGCCCAAGTTCCCATGGACAAAGTTTGAAGGAACACCTGCCACATACCAGCCTCAATTGGAGTGGAAGAGGGATGGATTTGCTGCAATGCGGTGA